CTAGAGCGATTGAACGAATTAGGATATCACACAACGGTCGAAACGAACGGCACGATCTATCATGACGCACCAATCGACCTAGCGAGTATCAGTCCAAAACTATCGTCCAGTACTCCGACCCACGAGAAAGATCCAAAGGGCGAGGGTGAGTGGGCTGAACGGCATGAAAAACAGCGCGTGGATATACACGTGCTGTCAGCATTGGTCGACGCCTACGAGTCACAACTCAAATTTGTTGTAACGGGACCTGCGGATCTACAGGAAATTGAGCGGATTGTCAACCGGGTGCGGGACGCGGCGACGACAACTGTCTCAAATTCTGATGTGCTGTTGATGCCGGAAGGAGCCACTCAGGAGGAACTAGATGAACGACGCAACGAGGTTGCCGAACTCGCGATGCAGTACGGGTATCAATATACTCCTCGACTCCATGTTGACCTCTGGAACGACGCTCCTGGCACGTAATATGACGAGTAATCACTCCCGATTAACGGATAGAAACAATGACGCCGAAGAACGTATCGACTGGGAGAAAGCACAACGTGGTGTCCGACTGCTTCAAGGAGTAGTCGGACAAGATGCCGATAGCACTGGACTAACCGA
The nucleotide sequence above comes from Halocatena marina. Encoded proteins:
- a CDS encoding 7-carboxy-7-deazaguanine synthase QueE; the encoded protein is MPVNTTSTDSEEIAEGKTLPINELFYSLQGEGKLAGVPSIFVRTSGCNLRCWFCDSYHTSWEPTHARMVLDDIIEEIRTYEKAKHVVLTGGEPLIHDESVSLLERLNELGYHTTVETNGTIYHDAPIDLASISPKLSSSTPTHEKDPKGEGEWAERHEKQRVDIHVLSALVDAYESQLKFVVTGPADLQEIERIVNRVRDAATTTVSNSDVLLMPEGATQEELDERRNEVAELAMQYGYQYTPRLHVDLWNDAPGT